One Brachyhypopomus gauderio isolate BG-103 chromosome 15, BGAUD_0.2, whole genome shotgun sequence genomic region harbors:
- the rims1a gene encoding regulating synaptic membrane exocytosis protein 1 isoform X1, with protein MSASVGPRGGPRPPTAPPSMPDLPDLSHLTEEERNIIMAVMVRQREEEAKEQAVLKEEKPIQAKTVNLVGNKKPPQQNDISVRQQIVTCKEPVRRTTQDPQQRQQGQHKDDAPTCGICHKTKFADGCGNLCSYCQTKFCARCGGRVSLHSSNVMWVCNQCRKQQDILTKSGEWVPGQGPKKKTPRLMTAVSDPTRSAPPAPEKRARSRSQMALNSSVSAAPDSQLPTSVTPSKGPAAEQTDTPSSRSRSEPPRDRKKQSCTSDLNDKAGVRGERRRPAKLQSQVSEEQQAGEGRRESRRLVKARSQERSEAEPNRGVGEPRRTAAEQKPREDSRGDSSAPSHPAKPQPEEPEARSHPKAPRGRQPEVGVPEREATDTGKEARAGRRWTEERQASLDAQQQTYIGERTVGGTGGQGGAPVKAPPPKTNHTPQPPAPGFRVGVIMPSGAPELREPPEWGRKLQPSHLEPGSAATPRKAKREKAECMLRNDSLSSDQSESLRPPPPRPYKTKRGSNKRQMSVSSSEEEGGSTPEYTSCEDVEIESVSERGDWECYPLDPTAWHHPVTWQPSKEGDHLIGRITLSKRTAMAKEAGALLGLKVVGGKITETGRLGAFITKVKKGSLADVVGHLRAGDEVLQWNGKSLPGLTKKEVYNIILDSQTEPQVELVVSRPIGDIPRIPETSHPPLESTGSSSFESQKMERPSISILSPSSPSGLRDAPQLLPGQLSVKMWYDKVGHELIVNVLQAKDLPCRADGRPRNPYVKMYFLPDRSDKSKRRTKTVKKSLEPKWNQTFVYSHVHRRDFREHMLEMTVWDQPRVQDEESGFLGEILIELETALLDDKPHWYKLQTHDLSSIPLPHPSPYLPRRHIHTDTPTKKLQRSQRITETEYDGIGVTAAVENRPRERERDRERDRERERDRERDRERHREGERDRERERDRERDRERDRDRERDRDRDRERERERDRERDRDRERERERERTTLEVPEQQRATHQRSRSVSPHREEGSRARSRPPNIPMQRSLDEVQHVRKSRSPTRYHERGRAQEREYMDDRSMRGRSPECLNTKSWTVPACHKTQLRPVVFSTTHHLLGFTHQLPTGEPHGELQPPLNRVRSASTNCLMPGSNSNSPDRERSTQSLPRPRPTSPRILIQHASPEDDSWILEPIFPTQETVNHLSARPRAQRQSRTLDTHSCQKPGRKKSDSERASSHGSIAFVSSTASLSSSRMGRQLPQVPAKSSSVEQALASEERTRQMKVHSYRTPAPSGTSQDLERALKSKRELYKEQRRSCDNVSHKSSDSDVSDVSAISRASSASRISSTSYMSIQSERPRGRFSRHIRPASQSMLKSTSVSGDIFTLERTDGSQSDTALGTLGAGSKKRRSSLSARVVAIVGIPSRRSRSTSLLSQAEATNKKTKGSSQIQRSQETGMAVEFPRSAMARQASRESTDGSMNSYSSEGNLIFSGMRLGADSQFSDFLDGLGPGQLVGRQTLATPSMGDVQIGLMDKKGQLEVEVIRARGLTPKPGSKSLPAPYVKVYLLDNGTCKAKKKTKIARKTLDPLYQQSLLFEESPQGKVLQVIVWGDYGRMDHKCFMGVAQILLEELDLSSTVIGWYKLFPPSSLVDPTLAPLTRRASQSSLDSGPPGVRS; from the exons GTAATGTGGGTATGCAACCAGTGCCGTAAGCAACAGGACATCCTCACTAAATCAGGGGAATGGGTCCCAGGACAGGGCCCGAAGAAGAAGACACCGCGCCTGATGACAGCAGTGAGCGACCCAACCAGGTCTGCGCCCCCTGCTCCTGAGAAGAGAGCACGCTCCAGGTCTCAGATGGCGCTCAACTCCTCAGTCTCCGCTGCCCCTGACAGCCAACTGCCCACCTCCGTAACCCCCAGCAAAGGCCCTGCTGCCGAGCAGACAGACACGCCATCGTCCCGGTCCCGTAGCGAGCCCCCGCGAGACAG GAAAAAGCAGTCGTGTACCTCAGATCTGAATGACAAGGCCggtgtgagaggtgagaggCGTCGGCCGGCCAAACTCCAGTCACAGGTTTCGGAGGAACAGCAGGCCGGGGAGGGACGCAGGGAGAGCCGGCGTCTGGTCAAGGCTCGATCGCAGGAGCGGAGTGAAGCTGAGCCCAATAGAGGGGTGGGGGAGCCTAGGCGGACGGCGGCTGAGCAGAAGCCTCGAGAAGACTCCCGGGGTGACTCTAGCGCTCCCAGCCACCCAGCCAAGCCCCAGCCTGAGGAGCCTGAGGCACGTTCCCACCCAAAGGCACCCCGGGGCAGGCAGCCTGAGGTGGGCGTGCCCGAGAGAGAGGCCACGGACACGGGCAAGGAGGCTAGGGCGGGTCGGAGATGGACAGAGGAACGGCAGGCCTCACTGGATGCCCAGCAGCAAACTTACATTGGGGAGAGGACCGTGGGAGGCACCGGTGGACAGGGAGGAGCCCCTGTGAAAGCTCCTCCCCCTAAAACGAACCACACCCCACAGCCGCCGGCCCCGGGGTTCCGGGTGGGCGTGATCATGCCCTCCGGTGCCCCCGAGCTCAGGGAGCCTCCAGAATGGGGCAGGAAGCTGCAGCCGAGCCACCTAGAACCGGGCTCGGCCGCCACGCCACGCAAGGCCAAGCGAGAGAAGGCCGAATGCATGCTGCGCAACGACTCGCTCAGCTCCGACCAATCGGAGTCTCTGCGGCCGCCTCCGCCCCGCCCCTACAAGACCAAACGTGGCAGTAACAAGCGGCAAATGTCGGTGAGCAGCTCGGAGGAGGAGGGCGGCTCCACGCCGGAGTACACCAGCTGTGAGGATGTGGAGATCGAGAGTGTCAGTGAAAGAG GAGACTGGGAGTGCTATCCTCTGGATCCCACTGCATGGCAT CATCCGGTTACATGGCAGCCCTCCAAGGAAGGTGATCATTTAATCGGTCGCATCACACTGAGCAAGCGCACGGCCATGGCTAAAGAGGCCGGAGCACTGCTGGGGCTAAAG GTGGTCGGGGGTAAGATCACAGAAACAGGAAGACTCGGGGCCTTTATCACCAAAGTTAAGAAGGGCAGCCTGGCCGACGTGGTGGGACACCTACGGGCAG GAGATGAGGTGCTACAGTGGAATGGTAAATCATTACCGGGTTTAACCAAGAAGGAAGTTTACAACATCATTTTGGATtcccaaacagaaccacaagtCGAATTAGTAGTTTCACGGCCAATTGG TGATATACCAAGAATACCAGAAACATCACATCCCCCATTAGAATCTA CCGGTTCAAGTTCCTTCGAGTCCCAGAAGATGGAGCGGCCATCTATATCTATCCTGTCCCCCTCGAGCCCCAGCGGTCTGAGGGACGCACCTCAGCTTCTGCCTGGACAGCTCTCG GTGAAAATGTGGTACGACAAGGTGGGCCATGAGCTGATAGTGAATGTCCTGCAGGCCAAAGACCTCCCCTGCAGAGCGGATGGACGTCCCAGAAACCCTTACGTGAAAATGTACTTCCTTCCAGACAGAAG TGATAAGAGCAAGCGGAGAACGAAGACGGTGAAGAAGAGCTTGGAGCCCAAGTGGAACCAGACGTTTGTGTACTCACACGTGCACCGGCGGGACTTCCGCGAACACATGCTGGAAATGACCGTATGGGACCAGCCCAGAGTGCAGGACGAGGAGAGCGGCTTCCTCGGAGAG ATCCTGATCGAGCTGGAGACCGCTCTGCTGGATGATAAGCCTCACTGGTACAAGCTGCAGACTCATGACCTTTCCTCCATTCCGCTGCCCCACCCCTCGCCATACCTGCCTCGTAGACACATCCACACCGACACACCCACCAAGAAGCTACAGC GCTCTCAGCGTATCACGGAAACTGAGTATGATGGTATTGGCGTGACTGCAG cTGTGGAGAATCGaccaagggagagagagagagatagagagagagatagggagagagagagagatagagagagagatagagagagacacagggagggagagagagatagggagagagagagggatagggagagagacagagagagagatagggatagagagagagatagggatagagacagagagagggagagagagagagatagggagagggatagagacagggagagggaaagagagagagagcgcaccaCATTAGAGGTTCCTGAGCAGCAGAGGGCCACCCATCAGCGCTCTCGGTCAGTGTCCCCTCACAGGGAGGAGGGGAGCAGGGCTCGCTCACGCCCCCCCAACATCCCCATGCAGAG gaGTTTAGACGAGGTGCAGCATGTTCGTAAGTCCCGTTCCCCAACGCGCTACCATGAGCGTGGCCGTGCTCAGGAGAGAGAGTATATGGATGACAG ATCAATGCGAGGCAGGAGTCCAGAGTGCCTGAACACCAAAAG TTGGACTGTTCCTGCATGCCATAAGACTCAGCTCAGGCCAGTGGTGTTCTCTACCACACATCATCTACTCGGATTCACTCATCAACTCCCCACTGGTGAACCTCATGG TGAGCTGCAACCCCCACTTAACAGGGTTAGAAGTGCTAGTACCAACTGTCTGATGCCAGGTTCAAATTCCAATTCACCCGATCGAGAAAG GAGCACCCAGTCTCTCCCACGCCCCAGACCCACCAGCCCCAGGATCCTAATCCAACATGCCTCCCCTGAGGATGACAG CTGGATTTTGGAGCCTATATTTCCAACTCAGGAGACAGTTAACCACCTCAGTGCAAGGCCAAGGGCACAGAG GCAGTCGAGAACTCTGGACACGCATAGCTGTCAGAAACCTGGCAGGAAAAAATCTGACAGTGAGCG GGCCAGCTCACATGGCAGCATTGCGTTTGTGTCATCGACGGCGAGTCTCTCGTCATCGCGGATGGGCCGACAGTTGCCCCAAGTGCCCGCTAAAAGCAGCAGCGTAGAACAAG CCCTTGCCTCAGAGGAGCGGACACGGCAGATGAAGGTACATTCCTACAGGACTCCGGCACCCTCCGGTACCAGCCAGGACCTGGAGAGGGCGCTCAAGAGCAAACGAGAG CTTTATAAAGAGCAACGACGGAGCTGTGATAATGTATCCCATAAGTCCTCGGACAGTGATGTCAGTGACGTGTCAGCCATCTCTCGTGCCAGCAGTGCCTCACGGATCAGTAGCACCAGCTACATGTCCATCCAATCAGAGCGACCCAGGGGTCGTTTCAG CCGTCACATCCGCCCAGCCAGCCAGAGCATGCTGAAAAGCACGAGCGTTAGCGGAGACATCTTCACCCTCGAGCGCACGGACGGCAGCCAATCAGACACGGCGCTGGGGACGCTGGGGGCGGGGAGCAAGAAGCGGCGGTCCAGTCTGAGCGCCCGTGTGGTGGCCATCGTTGGCATCCCCTCACGACGCAGCAGGAGCACCTCCTTGCTCAGCCAAGCCG AAGCAACAAATAAGAAGACTAAAGGCTCGAGTCAGATCCAGCGTAGCCAGGAGACGGGTATGGCGGTGGAGTTCCCCCGCAGTGCCATGGCCCGGCAGGCCAGCCGCGAGTCCACCGACGGCAGCATGAACAGCTACAGCTCCGAGGGGAA tctGATCTTCTCAGGAATGAGGCTGGGTGCAGACAGTCAGTTCAGTGACTTCTTGGACGGCCTTGGCCCTGGTCAGCTAGTGGGGCGGCAGACCTTAGCCACACCCTCCATGG GAGATGTCCAGATTGGGTTAATGGATAAGAAGGGCCAGTTGGAGGTAGAAGTGATTAGGGCACGTGGCCTTACCCCCAAACCAGGATCCAAATCGCTGCCAG CTCCCTACGTTAAGGTTTACTTGCTGGATAACGGAACGTGTAAAGCCAAAAAGAAAACCAAGATTGCACGAAAAACACTCGACCCGTTGTATCAGCAGTCCCTGTTGTTCGAGGAGAGTCCACAGGGTAAAGTTCTCCAG GTAATAGTGTGGGGTGATTATGGGCGAATGGACCACAAATGCTTCATGGGAGTTGCACAGATTCTTTTAGAGGAGCTGGACCTTTCTAGCACAGTGATTGGCTGGTATAAACTGTTTCCTCCATCTTCATTGGTTGACCCAACGCTTGCTCCTCTCACACGACGTGCTTCCCAGTCATCACTTGATTCAGGGCCACCCGGCGTCAGGTCCTAG
- the rims1a gene encoding regulating synaptic membrane exocytosis protein 1 isoform X4, with product MSASVGPRGGPRPPTAPPSMPDLPDLSHLTEEERNIIMAVMVRQREEEAKEQAVLKEEKPIQAKTVNLVGNKKPPQQNDISVRQQIVTCKEPVRRTTQDPQQRQQGQHKDDAPTCGICHKTKFADGCGNLCSYCQTKFCARCGGRVSLHSSNVMWVCNQCRKQQDILTKSGEWVPGQGPKKKTPRLMTAVSDPTRSAPPAPEKRARSRSQMALNSSVSAAPDSQLPTSVTPSKGPAAEQTDTPSSRSRSEPPRDRKKQSCTSDLNDKAGVRGERRRPAKLQSQVSEEQQAGEGRRESRRLVKARSQERSEAEPNRGVGEPRRTAAEQKPREDSRGDSSAPSHPAKPQPEEPEARSHPKAPRGRQPEVGVPEREATDTGKEARAGRRWTEERQASLDAQQQTYIGERTVGGTGGQGGAPVKAPPPKTNHTPQPPAPGFRVGVIMPSGAPELREPPEWGRKLQPSHLEPGSAATPRKAKREKAECMLRNDSLSSDQSESLRPPPPRPYKTKRGSNKRQMSVSSSEEEGGSTPEYTSCEDVEIESVSERGDWECYPLDPTAWHHPVTWQPSKEGDHLIGRITLSKRTAMAKEAGALLGLKVVGGKITETGRLGAFITKVKKGSLADVVGHLRAGDEVLQWNGKSLPGLTKKEVYNIILDSQTEPQVELVVSRPIGDIPRIPETSHPPLESTGSSSFESQKMERPSISILSPSSPSGLRDAPQLLPGQLSVKMWYDKVGHELIVNVLQAKDLPCRADGRPRNPYVKMYFLPDRSDKSKRRTKTVKKSLEPKWNQTFVYSHVHRRDFREHMLEMTVWDQPRVQDEESGFLGEILIELETALLDDKPHWYKLQTHDLSSIPLPHPSPYLPRRHIHTDTPTKKLQRSQRITETEYDGIGVTAAVENRPRERERDRERDRERERDRERDRERHREGERDRERERDRERDRERDRDRERDRDRDRERERERDRERDRDRERERERERTTLEVPEQQRATHQRSRSVSPHREEGSRARSRPPNIPMQRSLDEVQHVRKSRSPTRYHERGRAQEREYMDDRSMRGRSPECLNTKSWTVPACHKTQLRPVVFSTTHHLLGFTHQLPTGEPHGELQPPLNRVRSASTNCLMPGSNSNSPDRERSTQSLPRPRPTSPRILIQHASPEDDRQSRTLDTHSCQKPGRKKSDSERASSHGSIAFVSSTASLSSSRMGRQLPQVPAKSSSVEQALASEERTRQMKVHSYRTPAPSGTSQDLERALKSKRELYKEQRRSCDNVSHKSSDSDVSDVSAISRASSASRISSTSYMSIQSERPRGRFSRHIRPASQSMLKSTSVSGDIFTLERTDGSQSDTALGTLGAGSKKRRSSLSARVVAIVGIPSRRSRSTSLLSQAEATNKKTKGSSQIQRSQETGMAVEFPRSAMARQASRESTDGSMNSYSSEGNLIFSGMRLGADSQFSDFLDGLGPGQLVGRQTLATPSMGDVQIGLMDKKGQLEVEVIRARGLTPKPGSKSLPAPYVKVYLLDNGTCKAKKKTKIARKTLDPLYQQSLLFEESPQGKVLQVIVWGDYGRMDHKCFMGVAQILLEELDLSSTVIGWYKLFPPSSLVDPTLAPLTRRASQSSLDSGPPGVRS from the exons GTAATGTGGGTATGCAACCAGTGCCGTAAGCAACAGGACATCCTCACTAAATCAGGGGAATGGGTCCCAGGACAGGGCCCGAAGAAGAAGACACCGCGCCTGATGACAGCAGTGAGCGACCCAACCAGGTCTGCGCCCCCTGCTCCTGAGAAGAGAGCACGCTCCAGGTCTCAGATGGCGCTCAACTCCTCAGTCTCCGCTGCCCCTGACAGCCAACTGCCCACCTCCGTAACCCCCAGCAAAGGCCCTGCTGCCGAGCAGACAGACACGCCATCGTCCCGGTCCCGTAGCGAGCCCCCGCGAGACAG GAAAAAGCAGTCGTGTACCTCAGATCTGAATGACAAGGCCggtgtgagaggtgagaggCGTCGGCCGGCCAAACTCCAGTCACAGGTTTCGGAGGAACAGCAGGCCGGGGAGGGACGCAGGGAGAGCCGGCGTCTGGTCAAGGCTCGATCGCAGGAGCGGAGTGAAGCTGAGCCCAATAGAGGGGTGGGGGAGCCTAGGCGGACGGCGGCTGAGCAGAAGCCTCGAGAAGACTCCCGGGGTGACTCTAGCGCTCCCAGCCACCCAGCCAAGCCCCAGCCTGAGGAGCCTGAGGCACGTTCCCACCCAAAGGCACCCCGGGGCAGGCAGCCTGAGGTGGGCGTGCCCGAGAGAGAGGCCACGGACACGGGCAAGGAGGCTAGGGCGGGTCGGAGATGGACAGAGGAACGGCAGGCCTCACTGGATGCCCAGCAGCAAACTTACATTGGGGAGAGGACCGTGGGAGGCACCGGTGGACAGGGAGGAGCCCCTGTGAAAGCTCCTCCCCCTAAAACGAACCACACCCCACAGCCGCCGGCCCCGGGGTTCCGGGTGGGCGTGATCATGCCCTCCGGTGCCCCCGAGCTCAGGGAGCCTCCAGAATGGGGCAGGAAGCTGCAGCCGAGCCACCTAGAACCGGGCTCGGCCGCCACGCCACGCAAGGCCAAGCGAGAGAAGGCCGAATGCATGCTGCGCAACGACTCGCTCAGCTCCGACCAATCGGAGTCTCTGCGGCCGCCTCCGCCCCGCCCCTACAAGACCAAACGTGGCAGTAACAAGCGGCAAATGTCGGTGAGCAGCTCGGAGGAGGAGGGCGGCTCCACGCCGGAGTACACCAGCTGTGAGGATGTGGAGATCGAGAGTGTCAGTGAAAGAG GAGACTGGGAGTGCTATCCTCTGGATCCCACTGCATGGCAT CATCCGGTTACATGGCAGCCCTCCAAGGAAGGTGATCATTTAATCGGTCGCATCACACTGAGCAAGCGCACGGCCATGGCTAAAGAGGCCGGAGCACTGCTGGGGCTAAAG GTGGTCGGGGGTAAGATCACAGAAACAGGAAGACTCGGGGCCTTTATCACCAAAGTTAAGAAGGGCAGCCTGGCCGACGTGGTGGGACACCTACGGGCAG GAGATGAGGTGCTACAGTGGAATGGTAAATCATTACCGGGTTTAACCAAGAAGGAAGTTTACAACATCATTTTGGATtcccaaacagaaccacaagtCGAATTAGTAGTTTCACGGCCAATTGG TGATATACCAAGAATACCAGAAACATCACATCCCCCATTAGAATCTA CCGGTTCAAGTTCCTTCGAGTCCCAGAAGATGGAGCGGCCATCTATATCTATCCTGTCCCCCTCGAGCCCCAGCGGTCTGAGGGACGCACCTCAGCTTCTGCCTGGACAGCTCTCG GTGAAAATGTGGTACGACAAGGTGGGCCATGAGCTGATAGTGAATGTCCTGCAGGCCAAAGACCTCCCCTGCAGAGCGGATGGACGTCCCAGAAACCCTTACGTGAAAATGTACTTCCTTCCAGACAGAAG TGATAAGAGCAAGCGGAGAACGAAGACGGTGAAGAAGAGCTTGGAGCCCAAGTGGAACCAGACGTTTGTGTACTCACACGTGCACCGGCGGGACTTCCGCGAACACATGCTGGAAATGACCGTATGGGACCAGCCCAGAGTGCAGGACGAGGAGAGCGGCTTCCTCGGAGAG ATCCTGATCGAGCTGGAGACCGCTCTGCTGGATGATAAGCCTCACTGGTACAAGCTGCAGACTCATGACCTTTCCTCCATTCCGCTGCCCCACCCCTCGCCATACCTGCCTCGTAGACACATCCACACCGACACACCCACCAAGAAGCTACAGC GCTCTCAGCGTATCACGGAAACTGAGTATGATGGTATTGGCGTGACTGCAG cTGTGGAGAATCGaccaagggagagagagagagatagagagagagatagggagagagagagagatagagagagagatagagagagacacagggagggagagagagatagggagagagagagggatagggagagagacagagagagagatagggatagagagagagatagggatagagacagagagagggagagagagagagatagggagagggatagagacagggagagggaaagagagagagagcgcaccaCATTAGAGGTTCCTGAGCAGCAGAGGGCCACCCATCAGCGCTCTCGGTCAGTGTCCCCTCACAGGGAGGAGGGGAGCAGGGCTCGCTCACGCCCCCCCAACATCCCCATGCAGAG gaGTTTAGACGAGGTGCAGCATGTTCGTAAGTCCCGTTCCCCAACGCGCTACCATGAGCGTGGCCGTGCTCAGGAGAGAGAGTATATGGATGACAG ATCAATGCGAGGCAGGAGTCCAGAGTGCCTGAACACCAAAAG TTGGACTGTTCCTGCATGCCATAAGACTCAGCTCAGGCCAGTGGTGTTCTCTACCACACATCATCTACTCGGATTCACTCATCAACTCCCCACTGGTGAACCTCATGG TGAGCTGCAACCCCCACTTAACAGGGTTAGAAGTGCTAGTACCAACTGTCTGATGCCAGGTTCAAATTCCAATTCACCCGATCGAGAAAG GAGCACCCAGTCTCTCCCACGCCCCAGACCCACCAGCCCCAGGATCCTAATCCAACATGCCTCCCCTGAGGATGACAG GCAGTCGAGAACTCTGGACACGCATAGCTGTCAGAAACCTGGCAGGAAAAAATCTGACAGTGAGCG GGCCAGCTCACATGGCAGCATTGCGTTTGTGTCATCGACGGCGAGTCTCTCGTCATCGCGGATGGGCCGACAGTTGCCCCAAGTGCCCGCTAAAAGCAGCAGCGTAGAACAAG CCCTTGCCTCAGAGGAGCGGACACGGCAGATGAAGGTACATTCCTACAGGACTCCGGCACCCTCCGGTACCAGCCAGGACCTGGAGAGGGCGCTCAAGAGCAAACGAGAG CTTTATAAAGAGCAACGACGGAGCTGTGATAATGTATCCCATAAGTCCTCGGACAGTGATGTCAGTGACGTGTCAGCCATCTCTCGTGCCAGCAGTGCCTCACGGATCAGTAGCACCAGCTACATGTCCATCCAATCAGAGCGACCCAGGGGTCGTTTCAG CCGTCACATCCGCCCAGCCAGCCAGAGCATGCTGAAAAGCACGAGCGTTAGCGGAGACATCTTCACCCTCGAGCGCACGGACGGCAGCCAATCAGACACGGCGCTGGGGACGCTGGGGGCGGGGAGCAAGAAGCGGCGGTCCAGTCTGAGCGCCCGTGTGGTGGCCATCGTTGGCATCCCCTCACGACGCAGCAGGAGCACCTCCTTGCTCAGCCAAGCCG AAGCAACAAATAAGAAGACTAAAGGCTCGAGTCAGATCCAGCGTAGCCAGGAGACGGGTATGGCGGTGGAGTTCCCCCGCAGTGCCATGGCCCGGCAGGCCAGCCGCGAGTCCACCGACGGCAGCATGAACAGCTACAGCTCCGAGGGGAA tctGATCTTCTCAGGAATGAGGCTGGGTGCAGACAGTCAGTTCAGTGACTTCTTGGACGGCCTTGGCCCTGGTCAGCTAGTGGGGCGGCAGACCTTAGCCACACCCTCCATGG GAGATGTCCAGATTGGGTTAATGGATAAGAAGGGCCAGTTGGAGGTAGAAGTGATTAGGGCACGTGGCCTTACCCCCAAACCAGGATCCAAATCGCTGCCAG CTCCCTACGTTAAGGTTTACTTGCTGGATAACGGAACGTGTAAAGCCAAAAAGAAAACCAAGATTGCACGAAAAACACTCGACCCGTTGTATCAGCAGTCCCTGTTGTTCGAGGAGAGTCCACAGGGTAAAGTTCTCCAG GTAATAGTGTGGGGTGATTATGGGCGAATGGACCACAAATGCTTCATGGGAGTTGCACAGATTCTTTTAGAGGAGCTGGACCTTTCTAGCACAGTGATTGGCTGGTATAAACTGTTTCCTCCATCTTCATTGGTTGACCCAACGCTTGCTCCTCTCACACGACGTGCTTCCCAGTCATCACTTGATTCAGGGCCACCCGGCGTCAGGTCCTAG